A single region of the Biomaibacter acetigenes genome encodes:
- a CDS encoding pyruvate, water dikinase regulatory protein, with amino-acid sequence MIVEKNTTPVVFAVSDSIGETAELVTRAAMIQFNSGHVEIRRIPYVTDEEYAREVIEEAKEVENCAIVCTIILPEVRHYIINLARENNIPIVDLMGPMMDTLSKITDLKPKLEPGLVHKIDEDYFRKMEAIEFAVKYDDGKDPRGLSRADVVLIGVSRTSKTPLALYLAHKRLKVANLPLVPEVTPPDELFELPPRTVIGLTITPEKLNEIRQERLKALGLSSDASYASPERIQKEIEYAETIMKKIGCPRIDVSNKAVEEIATRILEIIRKGEF; translated from the coding sequence ATGATAGTAGAAAAAAATACCACACCAGTAGTCTTTGCGGTTTCCGATTCCATCGGCGAAACTGCCGAGCTCGTGACCCGGGCTGCCATGATCCAATTTAATTCCGGCCATGTAGAAATCAGAAGGATTCCCTATGTAACTGACGAGGAATATGCCAGAGAAGTTATCGAAGAGGCAAAAGAAGTGGAAAACTGCGCCATAGTGTGCACTATTATTTTGCCGGAAGTGAGGCATTACATCATAAATCTTGCCAGGGAAAACAACATACCCATAGTGGACTTAATGGGGCCAATGATGGATACCCTTTCAAAAATAACAGACCTAAAGCCCAAGTTGGAGCCCGGATTGGTACATAAAATCGACGAAGATTATTTCAGGAAGATGGAAGCCATCGAATTTGCCGTGAAATATGATGATGGGAAAGACCCCAGAGGCCTGTCCAGGGCTGATGTGGTTTTAATAGGCGTGTCCAGGACTTCAAAGACACCCCTTGCTCTGTATCTTGCCCACAAGAGGCTGAAGGTGGCAAATCTGCCACTGGTACCCGAAGTTACACCGCCCGATGAATTGTTCGAGCTTCCACCCCGGACGGTTATCGGTCTCACCATAACCCCCGAGAAGCTCAATGAAATCCGCCAGGAAAGGCTAAAAGCCCTTGGCTTGAGCTCAGATGCCAGCTATGCCAGTCCCGAGCGCATCCAAAAAGAGATAGAATATGCCGAAACTATAATGAAAAAAATTGGCTGCCCAAGAATTGATGTTTCAAATAAAGCAGTGGAAGAAATAGCCACTAGAATCTTAGAAATCATAAGGAAAGGAGAATTTTAA
- the ppdK gene encoding pyruvate, phosphate dikinase, producing MTKKFVYSFKEGKADMRSLLGGKGANLAEMVHIGLPVPMGFTVTTEACLNYYEEGEKISDEILEQIFKALDELEKENGKKLGDPQNPLLVSVRSGAAISMPGMMDTILNLGLNDESVKGLASVTANERFAYDSYRRFIQMFGNVVLGIEHDKFEAKIDSVKAKRNVTQDTELTAADWQEVIKLYKELVKEETGKDFPQDPKEQLLMAVEAVFKSWNNQRAKVYRRINKIPDTLGTAVNVQTMVFGNKGDDSGTGVAFTRNPSTGEKKVYGEFLMNAQGEDVVAGIRTPKNIAELENVMPEVYEQFAGVCKLLENHYRDMQDIEFTIENGKLFMLQTRNGKRTAQAAVKIAVDMVKEGLITKEEAILRVSPDQVVSLLHRRIDPAAKVEVIAKGLPASPGAGSGHVIFDPDEAEELGNQGQKVILVRTETTPDDIHGIVMAQGVLTSRGGMTSHAAVVARGMGKPAVCGCDAIKIDPEKEEFQVGNLTVKKGDMISIDGATGQVILGDVPMIDPVLSDEFKELLGWADEVRRLSVRANADTPNDARVAREFGAEGIGLCRTEHMFMAVDRLPVVQEMIMSDTKEEREKALEKLLPFQQEDFEGILEAMEGLPVTIRLLDPPLHEFLPNAEELITEIAELKAAGNTDELEKKQSMLKKVRSLHEFNPMLGLRGCRLGILYPEIYAMQVRAIFKAACKLTKRGLKVEPEVEIPLVGHENELKIMRDLVEETAAAVLKEEGVKLDYKIGTMIEIPRACVTAGEIAKHADFFSFGTNDLTQTTFGFSRDDAEAKFLPHYINEKILIDDPFIVLDRNGVGSLMKMAVKSGREVKNDLMVGICGEHGGEPSSVEFCHMIGLNYVSCSPYRVPVARLAAAQAQLKNK from the coding sequence ATGACCAAAAAATTTGTTTACAGTTTCAAAGAAGGCAAGGCCGATATGAGAAGCCTGCTTGGAGGCAAGGGGGCAAACCTGGCGGAAATGGTACATATCGGCCTTCCGGTGCCCATGGGCTTTACGGTGACCACCGAAGCCTGCCTCAATTACTATGAGGAGGGGGAAAAGATATCCGATGAAATTCTTGAGCAGATTTTTAAAGCCCTGGATGAACTGGAAAAGGAAAATGGAAAGAAACTCGGCGACCCCCAGAACCCCCTTCTGGTGTCGGTCAGGTCCGGTGCTGCCATCTCTATGCCCGGTATGATGGATACCATTTTAAACCTTGGATTAAACGACGAGAGCGTCAAAGGCCTGGCCAGCGTCACTGCCAACGAACGATTTGCCTATGACAGCTATAGAAGGTTTATCCAGATGTTTGGAAATGTGGTGCTTGGCATTGAACACGACAAGTTTGAGGCAAAAATCGATTCAGTCAAAGCAAAGAGAAACGTCACTCAGGATACCGAACTTACTGCCGCAGACTGGCAGGAGGTTATAAAGCTTTATAAAGAACTGGTAAAAGAGGAAACCGGAAAGGATTTCCCACAGGACCCCAAGGAACAGCTTTTGATGGCCGTGGAGGCAGTGTTCAAATCCTGGAATAACCAGAGAGCCAAGGTTTACAGGAGGATAAACAAGATCCCCGACACCCTGGGCACCGCCGTTAATGTCCAGACCATGGTATTCGGCAATAAAGGCGACGACTCAGGCACCGGCGTGGCCTTTACCAGAAATCCATCCACCGGAGAAAAGAAAGTCTATGGCGAGTTCCTGATGAATGCCCAGGGCGAAGATGTGGTGGCAGGTATCAGGACTCCCAAGAATATTGCAGAACTTGAAAATGTCATGCCCGAAGTATATGAGCAGTTTGCGGGCGTATGCAAGCTTCTGGAAAACCATTACAGGGATATGCAGGACATAGAGTTCACCATTGAAAACGGAAAGCTCTTCATGCTTCAAACCAGAAATGGTAAAAGGACAGCCCAGGCCGCCGTCAAGATTGCGGTGGACATGGTGAAGGAAGGACTTATCACAAAAGAGGAAGCCATACTCCGTGTGTCTCCCGACCAGGTAGTGTCGCTGTTGCACCGCAGGATCGATCCCGCCGCAAAAGTGGAGGTTATCGCCAAGGGTCTTCCGGCCTCTCCGGGAGCAGGTTCCGGTCATGTGATATTTGACCCCGATGAAGCCGAGGAACTGGGAAATCAGGGCCAGAAGGTAATTCTGGTAAGGACCGAGACCACTCCCGATGACATCCACGGCATAGTCATGGCCCAGGGCGTTCTCACCAGCCGCGGAGGCATGACCAGCCATGCGGCAGTGGTGGCCCGCGGCATGGGTAAACCCGCCGTATGCGGATGTGATGCCATCAAGATAGATCCCGAGAAGGAAGAATTCCAGGTGGGAAATCTCACCGTCAAAAAAGGCGACATGATTTCCATTGACGGAGCCACCGGCCAGGTTATACTGGGCGATGTTCCTATGATAGACCCCGTCCTGTCGGATGAATTCAAGGAACTTCTCGGATGGGCCGATGAAGTGAGAAGACTTTCCGTCAGGGCCAATGCCGACACGCCCAACGACGCCAGGGTTGCCCGGGAATTCGGGGCTGAAGGCATAGGCCTTTGCCGGACCGAGCACATGTTCATGGCTGTGGATAGGCTGCCGGTAGTCCAGGAAATGATAATGTCCGATACAAAAGAAGAAAGGGAAAAAGCCCTGGAAAAATTGCTGCCATTCCAGCAGGAAGACTTTGAGGGTATCCTGGAGGCCATGGAAGGTTTGCCTGTCACCATTCGCCTTCTGGATCCACCGCTCCATGAATTCCTGCCCAATGCCGAAGAGCTCATAACCGAGATAGCCGAACTAAAAGCCGCGGGAAATACGGATGAGCTTGAGAAAAAGCAAAGCATGCTCAAGAAAGTCCGCTCCCTGCATGAATTTAACCCCATGCTGGGACTTCGCGGCTGCCGCCTGGGAATCCTTTATCCCGAAATCTACGCCATGCAGGTAAGGGCTATCTTCAAAGCGGCATGCAAGCTCACAAAGCGCGGTTTGAAGGTAGAACCCGAAGTGGAGATTCCTCTAGTAGGACATGAAAACGAGCTGAAAATCATGAGAGACCTGGTGGAAGAAACCGCCGCGGCAGTCCTTAAAGAAGAAGGAGTAAAGCTTGACTACAAGATTGGAACCATGATAGAGATTCCGAGGGCCTGCGTCACCGCCGGAGAAATTGCAAAACATGCGGACTTCTTCTCCTTCGGCACCAACGACCTGACCCAGACCACCTTCGGTTTCAGCCGTGACGATGCCGAAGCCAAGTTCCTGCCACATTACATCAACGAAAAGATTTTGATTGACGATCCGTTCATTGTCCTAGACAGGAACGGTGTAGGTTCACTCATGAAGATGGCGGTAAAATCCGGCCGGGAAGTCAAGAACGACCTCATGGTAGGCATCTGCGGCGAACATGGCGGAGAACCCAGTTCCGTGGAGTTCTGCCATATGATCGGGCTCAACTACGTGAGCTGCTCACCATACAGGGTTCCCGTGGCAAGACTTGCCGCAGCTCAGGCACAGCTAAAGAATAAATAA